The sequence CTCCACCCGAGCTACGACGAGTTCCGCACGGTCAACGACATCGCCCTGCTGCACCTCTCCACCCCGGCGACAACCCCGCCGGCCGCGGTGGTCGCCGCCGCCGACGGCGCCCTGTACGAGCCGGGCCGCCAGGCGGTCGTGACCGGCTACGGCACCACGACACCGTACGGCGAGAACCCGTCCCTCGACCTGCTGGAGGTCGAGGTCCCGCTCGTCTCGGACGCCGACTGCGCGACCGCCTACGACATCGAGGCCGACCGGCATGCCTGCGCCGGCGCTCCTGGCACCGAGCAGGCCCCCGGTCCGGACACCTGCCAGGGCGACTCCGGCGGCCCGCTGTGGACCGATCCGGGCGACGGCGTCCTCCGCCTGATCGGCATCACCTCCTTCGGTGGCCTCTGCGGCGTGGAGCGGCCCGGCGTCTACACCGAGCTGATCACCTACCTCGACTGGGTGAGCGGCATCATCGGGGGGACCATCGACCCGGGCACCCCGGTCGACCCGACGACCCCTGAGCTGCCCGACGGCGCCGACGCGCCAATCGCGCGGATCGCCGCGACGCCGGGGGCCCCCTCGGACCCGGTCAGCCAGGCGGTCGCGATCTCCCGCGAGGCCTTCTTCGAGGCATCCGCGCCCTTCGGCGTCCTGGCCACCTCCGCGGTGTTCCCCGACGCGCTCGCGGGATCGTCGCTCGCGTGGGGCGTCGGCCCGTTGCTGTTCACCGATCCCGACGGGACGGTCCGCGCTGACGTGGCGGAGGAGCTCCGGCGAGCACTCGAACCCGGTGCGACCCTGTTCATCCTCGGCGGCACGGCCGCGATCCCCACGTCGACGGAGGCCGAGCTGGCCGCCGCCGGCTACGAGGTCGTCCGCCTCGCCGGTGCCGGTCGCGAGCAGACGGCCGCCGCGGTGTCCGACGTCATCCTCGAGCGGTTCGGCGAGCTGCCCCTCGACACGGTCATCGTCGCGACGGGCAGCAACTGGCCTGACGCGGTCACCGTCGGCGAGATCGGCTCCTGGTGGGGCACACCGGTGCTGCTGACCCAGACCGGTCAGCCGCTCAACGCCGCGACCGCCGACCGGCTGGCCTCGCTGGCTCCCTCCACCGTGCTCGTCGCCGGCGGTCCGGCGGCGCTCGGCGACGACGTCGTGGCCCAGATCGAGGCGATCACGGGGGAGGGCAGCGTCCTCCGGCTGGGCGGCACGACCCGGTTCGGGACGGCCGCGGCGGTGACCAGCTACAACGTCGACGAGCTCTACGTCGGCAGGCCCTCCTACGTCGTCGCGGTGAACCTGCGCCGCGAGCCCGACGCGTTCGCCCACGTGCTGGCCGCCTCGATGCTGACCGGCGCCTTCGCCGGCGTCATGGCGCCCGTCGAGGGCGACGGCGGCACCGACGTCCCGGCTGACGTCCTCAACGCGATCTGCGGGCTCGACCTGCCGGTCATCGTGGCCGGCGGCACCGACCTGGTCTCCGACATCGCCGCCGAGGCGGTGCGAGCCGCGTCGGGCGGGTCGGGCTGCGAGGCGGATCGGACGGTCGCGATCGGCGACTTCGTGTCCTCCTCGATCACCGGGTCGCTCTCGGTCCGCTCGTACACCTTGGCCGGCACCGCCGGCGAGGCCGTCCGCATCCGGATGGACGCGCTGTTCGGCCAGGCGCTCGACCCGATCCTCGAGCTGTACGGCCCGGACGGCCAGCTCGTCGCGAGCAACGACGACTCCCGTGAGGGCGGGCTGAACTCCCTGCTCGAGGCCACCCTGCCGAGCGACGGGGTCTACCGGATCGACGCCACGAGCTTCCAGGCCACGACCGGTGACTTCGTGCTGAGCGTCGACCCGGCGCCGGCCTTCGAGACCGAGGGCGTGCTGACCGCCGAGCAGCCGGAGACGTCGATCGTGGTGACCGGCGAGCCCGGCACACGGGTGATCGTCGAGATGCGCGGCCTCGATGACCAGACCGACCCGCTGCTGCTCGCCTTCGACGGCGCGGAGGAGATCGCCTTCGACGACGACGGCGGCGGCTACCCGCACGCCCGCATGGACCTGCGGATCCCCCCGTCGGGGCAGGTCGAGGTCGTCGCGACGGTCTACTCCGACTCCGTCGGCGCCTACTCGCTGGCCGTGTTCGCCCCGGAGGGCGGGGTGTCCTTCGGCTGATCGGTCAGACCCCGGGCGTCGCGCGCCGACGCCCGGGGCAGGGTCCGGCCATGGCACAGCCAGCGGGACCCGACGGCCACGAGTCCCCGCCCCTCCCCGAGCGCTGGGTGCGGGCCTTCGACGCCTGGCAGGGCCGCCACGGCGTCGTCGGCTACCCGGTGGCGGTGATCCGGAAGTACGCCGACGACCGGGGCAGCGCGTTCGCCGCCCTCGTCACCCACTACGGGTTCCTGGCCCTGTTCCCGCTGCTCGCGCTCCTCGTCACGGGACTGACCTGGGCGGCGGACCTCGACGAGGGGTTCCGCGACCGGATCCTCGACTCCGTCGTCGCGCAGCTGCCGGTCATCGGCGCACGGCTGCGCGAGGAGGCGGCGCCCCTCGAGGTCGAGGGGGTGGTCGTGGTCGTGTCCGTCCTCTCGCTCCTGTGGGGGGCGACCGGCCTGTACAACTCCGGGCAGCTGGTGATGAGCCAGGTCTGGAACGTCGAGGGGGTCGACCGCCCCGGGTTCGTCGAGCGGCTCCTCCGCTCCCTCGGCCTGTACCTCACCCTCGGCCTGGGGGTGGTGGCGTCGGCGGGGGCGTGGTGGCTGGGCGTGTTCCGGCCGGCGACGTCCACGGAGGTCCTCGCCTCGAGCGTCGTGGGCACGGCCGTCCTCAACGTGCTCATCCTCCTGGTGGTCCTGCGCCTGGTCACCCCGCCGTCGGTCCGCTGGCGCCGGCTGGTGGCACCGGCGGTGCTGACCGGCGTGATGTGGGAGGCGCTGCAGCTCGGGGGCCACTGGTTGGTCCTGCGCCAGCTGACCCGCCTGCAAGACCTCTACGGCATCTTCGGGCTCGTGCTCGTGACGATCGCCTGGTTGAACCTGGCGGCCCGGGCGGCGGTGCTCGCCGTCGAGGCCGCCGTCGTCGCCGCCGACGGGCTGTGGCCCCGACGCATCGCCCAGCCGCCCCTCACCGACGCCGACCGGGAGGTCCTCGAGCGCATCACCCGCAACGAGCGGCGGCGACCCGAGCAGCAGGTCACGATCACCTGGGACGATCGCTGAGGACGGCGGCGCGGAGCCCGAACCCCGTCGCCGCGAACCCCTCCCGGTCCGACCGTATGATCCGGGACCGATGGCCAACGATCCCGCACCCGGCGCGATCGCCGGTGCCGACGACCTGGACGTGCTCGCCGCGGCGCTCGGCGCCGGTCCGGCCCTGGCCGGCGTGACCCGTGCCCTGGCCAACCCGTGGCGCCGGGTCGTGGTGCGGCGCGAGGGGACGGCGATCGCGGAGGTGGCGGTCGTCGACGTGGAGGGCGAGGTCGGCCGGGTCGAGGTCCTGACCGGGCACCCGACGGCCGCGCTGGGTGCGGCCGTCGGGGAGGCGGCGAGCGAGGCCGGCTGCCGGGAGGTGGTCGGCGTCGAGGCCCCCGTCCCCCCGCCGCCGACGGACCTCCCCGCCCGGTTCGTCCACCTCGCGGCGCGGGCCGCGACGGCCGCGGCCACCGCCGCCGCCCGGACGGCGGGCATCGCCGAGGTCCGCACCAAGGCGGACGGCAGCCCGTCCGCCGCGGCGGACGAGGCGGCCGACCGCGACGCGGCGGTGATCCTGGCCGACCTCGGCGTCCCGATGCTCAGCGAGGAGCGCGCCGACGCCGCGTTGGACCCGACCGCTGCGTGGCTCGTCGTCGACCCCATCGACGGGACCGGCAACTACCGGGCGGGCTTCCCGCCGTGGGCCTTCGCGGCCGGTCTCGTTGCCGACGGCCGACCCCTGGCGGGCTATGTGATGGACCTGTCGTCGGGTCGTCGCTGGTCGGGGGTCGTCGGGCCCGGCGCACGGCGGGACGGCCGACCCGCCGGGACCCGGCCGGGCTCGACGTTGGTGGTCCCCACCCCGCCCCCCGGCGAGGTGGCCGTGGTGCCCGACGGGTTCAGGCGGATCAGGATCACGGGGTGCACCGCGGTCGACCTGTGCCTCGTGGCGGACGGGTCGGCGGCCGCGTGGCACGACCTGGACCGCGCCGGCACGCACGTCCACGACGTCGCCGGTGCGCTCGGGGTCCTCGTCGCCGGCGGGGGCGTGGTCGTCGATCCCGACGGGCAGGACCTGGCGCTGCCGCCCGACACCGAGGGGCTCATCCGGTTCGCGGCGGCTGCGGACGCGGCCACCGCGGAGGGGCTCGTCGCGGCGTTCCGCTGAGCCCGCCGGCGGTGCGGTGCATGGCCGCCCCGGACGCTCAGATCGACCGCGGGGTGGCCGATCAGGTGTCGAACCCCGAGGAGGTCCCCCGTTGGTCGTCGTCAAGTCCGTCATGTCGTCGCAGCCGACGACCGCCGCGGTGATCGCCGATCTCGGCGACCAGATCGACGCCGCGGGGGTGGTCCCTGACTTCGTCTTCGCCTTCTACAGCCACTCCCACGACGACGCGGCGCTGTCCGACCTCATCCGCGACCGCTTCGGTGACGTCGCGGTGGTGGGCGGCACCTCCTGCGGCGGCGTGATGGGCGACGCGGGTCTGTCGGAGGGGCCGTCGGTCGGGCTGCTGCTGGTCGCGGACCCCGACGGGGCGTACGGCGCGGCGGCCGCGCCGCTCGGCGACGATCCCGCGGCGGCGGCGCAGACGGCGTTGGCGCAGGCGCTCGACGCCGCCGACTCCCCAGGCGAGCTGCCCGAGCTGGTCTGGATCTACCAGTCGCCGGGGCAGGAGGAAGCCGTCGTCGAGGGACTCCGGCGCATCGTCGGGGACCGCTGCCCGATCATCGGCGGCAGCGCCGCGGACGACGACGTCGCGGGGCTCTGGCGCCAGCTCGGCCCCGACGGACCCCTCATCGACGGCGTCGTCGTCGGCGTCCTCTTCTCCTCCGGCGGGATCGGGGTGGCGTTCCAGGGCGGGTACGAGCCGACCGGCACCACCGGGGTGGTGACCGAGCTGGGCTTCGACTCCGGCGAGGGCGGGGTCGTGACCAGCGCCAGCGGGCGGAACATCCGCCAGATCGACGGCGAGCCCGCCGCGGTGGTGTACGACCGCTGGACGGGCGGGGTGCTGGGCGAGGACGTCCTCCGCGACGGCGGCACGATCCTCGCCGCCACCACCATGACCCCGCTCGGCCTGAGCGCCGGCCGGGTCGACGAGGTCACGCGGTTCCGGTTGGTGCACCCCGAGACGGTGACCCCCGAGGGCGGGCTGACCACCTTCGCCCGCGTCGAGCGGGGTGACCGCATCTTCGGGATGCGCGGTGACCGCGACCGGCTGGTGCAGCGGGTCGGGCGGGTCACCTCCGCCGCCATCGCGTCGCTGTCGAGCACCGCGGCCGACGTCGCCGGCGGCCTGGTCGTGTACTGCGGCGGGTGCCGCCTGGCCGTCGGCGACCAGGTCGACATGGTCGCCAAGACCGCCGGGGCGGCCTTCGGGGGCCTGCCGTTCATCGGCTGCTTCACCTTCGGGGAGCAGGGCCAGATCCTCGACGAGAACGTGCACGCCAACCTGATGATCTCCGCCATCGCCTTCGGACGCTGAGCGGACCCGCGCCGTGTCCGCCGACCTGCCCCCGGAGGTGCTCGAGAGCCCGGAGGCGTTGCGCGAGGTGATCGTCGGCCAGCGCCGCGAGCTCGATGCGCTGCGCCGCGAGACCGCCGACGTGGCGCTGCTCCTCGACGCCCTCGGCGCGCTGCTCGAGGTCGGTCCGGACGAGGACCCGTTCGCCGGCGTGTTCGCGCGGCTGGAGCCGGTCTTCGCCTTCTCCCACGCCCTGGTGCTCAGCGAGGCCGGCGACCCGGGGTCGCCGCTCCGCTGCATCGTGGCGACCGTGCCGGACCTGGTCGACGTGGTGTGGCCGCCAGGCCGGTTCCTCGAGAAGGTCCTGTCCGGCAAGGTCACCGCCACGCTGACCAACGAGGTGGTGGAGGGGTGGCCCGCCGCCGCGGTCGCCGCCGGGCTGGTGCCGGCGCAACCAGCCATCTACCTGCCGCTCACCGTCAAGGACCGCCGTGCGCTGGTGGTGCTGGCCCGCCCGGTCGGTGACGACGGGTTCGACCGCCGCCACGTCGCGCTGGCACGGAAGTTCTCGCTGCTGGCCTCCCACGCCTTCGCGACCCGGTCGGCCAACCGCAGCGAGCACGAGCGCCGGCGCCTCCACGACCTGACCGAGGAGCTCAAGGCCGCGCAGGCGCGCCTGGCCCACCGCGCCGACCACGACGCCCTGACCGGGCTGCCGAACCGCGGGACGCTCGAGGAACGGGTCCGCCGGGCCCTCGACCGCGCCGGCGACGACGGCCGGGTCGGGTTGGCGTTCGTCGACCTCGACGGCTTCAAGCAGGTCAACGACCGGTACGGCCACGCCGTCGGGGACGGGCTGCTCGTCGCGGTGGCCGAGCGGATCCGCCGGGAGCTGCGCCCCACCGACGTGCTCGCCCGCATCAGCGGCGACGAGTTCGTCATCCTCGTCGATCCCCTCGACGACCCCCCCGCGCTGCAGGCCATCGGCGAGCGGATCATCGCCCGCCTGTGGGAGCCGTTCACCATCGACGGTCACGGCCTGGCGATATCCGCGTCCATCGGCGTGGCGATGCACCCCGAGCACGGCGGGTCCTACGACGAGCTGACCCGCAACGCCGACATGGCGATGTACCGGGCGAAGGCCGCCGAGAAGGGCTCCGTGGCCTGGTACGACGTCGAGTTGGGCCGCGAGGCCGCCGAGCGCCGGGAGCTCGAGGACGTCATCCGGTCGGCCGTCCGCGACCGCCGGATCGTGCCGGTCCTGCAGCCGCTCGTGGACCCCGAGACGATGGCGGTCACCGGGTTCGAGGCGCTGGCCCGGCGCGTCGACGCTGCCGGCCGGCTCCGACCCCCCGCCGATTTCATCGACGTCGCCGCGCAGCTCGGGCTGCTGGACGCGATCACCCACCTGCTCCTCGACGAGCTGATCGACGCGCTGCCGGCCCTCGACGCCGCCTACGGCGACGCCACGACGTTGAGCCTGAACCTCTCCGCCCGCCAGGCGACGGACCCCGCCGCGATGCAGGCGCTTCTCGAGCGCCTGATCGCCTGCGGGCAGCCCGACCGGTTCGTGATCGAGCTCACCGAGGACGCCTACCTGCAGGCCGGCGTGTTCCAGCGCCACGTGCTGCCGCGGTTCCGCGAGTTCGGCGTGGAGGTCGCCATCGACGACTTCGGGACCGGCTACGCATCCCTGTCGACGCTGCTCGAGGTGTCCGCCCAGGAGCTGAAGGTGGACCGGGCCTTCGTCACCGGCGTGCACGAGCGGCCCCGCAGCCAGATCATCCTCGGCGGGATCGCGATGGCCGGCCAGGCCCTCGGCCTCCGCGTGGTCGCCGAGGGCGTCGAGACCGCCGAGGAGCTCGCCCACCTCCGCGGCGTCCAGGGCGTCACGCGCGTGCAGGGCTACCTCTTCGCCGAGCCGGCCCAGATCGCCGAGCTGATCGACGGGCGCGACGCGCTGCTGCACCGGATCTCGACGCTGTGCCGGGCGACCTCGGGCCCGGTGCCGCGCTGACCGACGCAGAGCCCGGACTCAGCCGGTGGGCGCCACGGCCAGCAGGTCGGCGACCCGGAGGGTGAGGGGGGCCAGGACCTCGGGGTCCCGGTAGCCGCGGAGGTGGGTCATCAGCCCCCGGACCACGTCCCCGCCGTCCAGGTCGCAGACGGGGTCGCCGTCGAGGCACGTCGCCGCGGTCCGGTCCGCCCAGCCGTCGGGGAGGTCCGCGGCACTGCCCAGGACCGTGGACGGGTCGGCGAGGAGGACCACCGCCGCGACGGCGGGCGGGTCGCGGCGGCTCGAGTCGGCACGTCGCATCGCCGCCCGGACGACCGCGGCGCCCTGGCTGAACCCGGCCCACACCAGGGCGCTGGAGGGGCAACGTCGCGCCGCCGCGACGCTCTGCTTCAGCATCCGCGCACCGCCCAGGCGGACCGCGTCGCGGAACTGCACGGGGTCGAGCAGCGCACCGCCGAAGGGGCTGGCGTCGTAGACCACGCCGACGGCCTGCACCTCCCCCTCCACCCGGTGGGCCAGCTGGGTGGCGACGGCCTCGAGCTCCGGACCGGGTCCGGCCGCCTGGGCGGACCCGCGCGCGGCGACCACGATGACATCGGCGCACCGGGCCGTGCCCGCGGCGGTCTGCGCGCCGACGAGCCCCGGTTGGGTGGCCAGGAGGGTCAGGGCCGCGAGGACCGCAGCAGCCGGGCGGACGGAGGCCATGGGGCAAGGGTAGGGCGCCCACGTCGGTGCGGGTGATGACTAGTCACGTCGGGTCATGACCGTATGGCGG is a genomic window of Euzebya sp. containing:
- a CDS encoding trypsin-like serine protease yields the protein MRRSGFLTVLLLLIALAVPGPVGAADYQVINGRPADPGEYPARAALIDVDFGQFCGGTLVDPEWVVTAAHCFYDSRTGGSSVPPESLEIALDTTRWDTGGERLGVDQIVLHPSYDEFRTVNDIALLHLSTPATTPPAAVVAAADGALYEPGRQAVVTGYGTTTPYGENPSLDLLEVEVPLVSDADCATAYDIEADRHACAGAPGTEQAPGPDTCQGDSGGPLWTDPGDGVLRLIGITSFGGLCGVERPGVYTELITYLDWVSGIIGGTIDPGTPVDPTTPELPDGADAPIARIAATPGAPSDPVSQAVAISREAFFEASAPFGVLATSAVFPDALAGSSLAWGVGPLLFTDPDGTVRADVAEELRRALEPGATLFILGGTAAIPTSTEAELAAAGYEVVRLAGAGREQTAAAVSDVILERFGELPLDTVIVATGSNWPDAVTVGEIGSWWGTPVLLTQTGQPLNAATADRLASLAPSTVLVAGGPAALGDDVVAQIEAITGEGSVLRLGGTTRFGTAAAVTSYNVDELYVGRPSYVVAVNLRREPDAFAHVLAASMLTGAFAGVMAPVEGDGGTDVPADVLNAICGLDLPVIVAGGTDLVSDIAAEAVRAASGGSGCEADRTVAIGDFVSSSITGSLSVRSYTLAGTAGEAVRIRMDALFGQALDPILELYGPDGQLVASNDDSREGGLNSLLEATLPSDGVYRIDATSFQATTGDFVLSVDPAPAFETEGVLTAEQPETSIVVTGEPGTRVIVEMRGLDDQTDPLLLAFDGAEEIAFDDDGGGYPHARMDLRIPPSGQVEVVATVYSDSVGAYSLAVFAPEGGVSFG
- a CDS encoding YhjD/YihY/BrkB family envelope integrity protein, with amino-acid sequence MAQPAGPDGHESPPLPERWVRAFDAWQGRHGVVGYPVAVIRKYADDRGSAFAALVTHYGFLALFPLLALLVTGLTWAADLDEGFRDRILDSVVAQLPVIGARLREEAAPLEVEGVVVVVSVLSLLWGATGLYNSGQLVMSQVWNVEGVDRPGFVERLLRSLGLYLTLGLGVVASAGAWWLGVFRPATSTEVLASSVVGTAVLNVLILLVVLRLVTPPSVRWRRLVAPAVLTGVMWEALQLGGHWLVLRQLTRLQDLYGIFGLVLVTIAWLNLAARAAVLAVEAAVVAADGLWPRRIAQPPLTDADREVLERITRNERRRPEQQVTITWDDR
- a CDS encoding inositol monophosphatase translates to MANDPAPGAIAGADDLDVLAAALGAGPALAGVTRALANPWRRVVVRREGTAIAEVAVVDVEGEVGRVEVLTGHPTAALGAAVGEAASEAGCREVVGVEAPVPPPPTDLPARFVHLAARAATAAATAAARTAGIAEVRTKADGSPSAAADEAADRDAAVILADLGVPMLSEERADAALDPTAAWLVVDPIDGTGNYRAGFPPWAFAAGLVADGRPLAGYVMDLSSGRRWSGVVGPGARRDGRPAGTRPGSTLVVPTPPPGEVAVVPDGFRRIRITGCTAVDLCLVADGSAAAWHDLDRAGTHVHDVAGALGVLVAGGGVVVDPDGQDLALPPDTEGLIRFAAAADAATAEGLVAAFR
- a CDS encoding FIST signal transduction protein, giving the protein MVVVKSVMSSQPTTAAVIADLGDQIDAAGVVPDFVFAFYSHSHDDAALSDLIRDRFGDVAVVGGTSCGGVMGDAGLSEGPSVGLLLVADPDGAYGAAAAPLGDDPAAAAQTALAQALDAADSPGELPELVWIYQSPGQEEAVVEGLRRIVGDRCPIIGGSAADDDVAGLWRQLGPDGPLIDGVVVGVLFSSGGIGVAFQGGYEPTGTTGVVTELGFDSGEGGVVTSASGRNIRQIDGEPAAVVYDRWTGGVLGEDVLRDGGTILAATTMTPLGLSAGRVDEVTRFRLVHPETVTPEGGLTTFARVERGDRIFGMRGDRDRLVQRVGRVTSAAIASLSSTAADVAGGLVVYCGGCRLAVGDQVDMVAKTAGAAFGGLPFIGCFTFGEQGQILDENVHANLMISAIAFGR
- a CDS encoding putative bifunctional diguanylate cyclase/phosphodiesterase, with the protein product MSADLPPEVLESPEALREVIVGQRRELDALRRETADVALLLDALGALLEVGPDEDPFAGVFARLEPVFAFSHALVLSEAGDPGSPLRCIVATVPDLVDVVWPPGRFLEKVLSGKVTATLTNEVVEGWPAAAVAAGLVPAQPAIYLPLTVKDRRALVVLARPVGDDGFDRRHVALARKFSLLASHAFATRSANRSEHERRRLHDLTEELKAAQARLAHRADHDALTGLPNRGTLEERVRRALDRAGDDGRVGLAFVDLDGFKQVNDRYGHAVGDGLLVAVAERIRRELRPTDVLARISGDEFVILVDPLDDPPALQAIGERIIARLWEPFTIDGHGLAISASIGVAMHPEHGGSYDELTRNADMAMYRAKAAEKGSVAWYDVELGREAAERRELEDVIRSAVRDRRIVPVLQPLVDPETMAVTGFEALARRVDAAGRLRPPADFIDVAAQLGLLDAITHLLLDELIDALPALDAAYGDATTLSLNLSARQATDPAAMQALLERLIACGQPDRFVIELTEDAYLQAGVFQRHVLPRFREFGVEVAIDDFGTGYASLSTLLEVSAQELKVDRAFVTGVHERPRSQIILGGIAMAGQALGLRVVAEGVETAEELAHLRGVQGVTRVQGYLFAEPAQIAELIDGRDALLHRISTLCRATSGPVPR
- a CDS encoding cutinase family protein, whose product is MASVRPAAAVLAALTLLATQPGLVGAQTAAGTARCADVIVVAARGSAQAAGPGPELEAVATQLAHRVEGEVQAVGVVYDASPFGGALLDPVQFRDAVRLGGARMLKQSVAAARRCPSSALVWAGFSQGAAVVRAAMRRADSSRRDPPAVAAVVLLADPSTVLGSAADLPDGWADRTAATCLDGDPVCDLDGGDVVRGLMTHLRGYRDPEVLAPLTLRVADLLAVAPTG